The window ggtgaaatcgataatgtaccgggaccaccgggagggtcccgggggtccaccaagtggggccaccagccccagaagactgcgtgggccaagtgtgggaggggaccagccccaggtgggctggtgcgcccccccaccaaggcccaaggcgcatgggagagtgggagggggcaaaccctaggtccagatgggccttagggcccatctagtggggcgccccccctctcctccccttggccgccccccttgatgggatctagggctggccgcctcctcttgggggtggaaaccctaaggggggcgcagccccctccccccctatatatagttgaggtttgggctgcccaagacacacgagaaagtctccttttttggtgcagccctacccctctccctcctcctcctctcccgcggtgcttggcgaagccctgcgggattgccacgctcctccaccaccaccatgccgtcgtgttgctggatggagtcttccccaacctctccctctctccttgctggatcaaggcgtgggagacgtcaccgggctgcacgtgtgttgaacgcggaggcaccgttctttcgttgcttagatcggaatcaaccgcgatctgaatcgctacgagtacgactccctcatccgcgttcttgcaacgcttccgcatcgcgatctacaagggtatgtagattcactccccttccgctcgttgctagattactccatagattgatcttggtgatgcgtagaaaattttgaattattgctacgttcaccaacatataagagggtacaaaccgacttggggtaggggtacaaaactgacttggactagaagtcgtataccataatgactactctaacaacCTTGTCGAAACAGGTCTTGCCTTGCTGGCTCATTCTTCTCTCCCATTGCGTTTTTGGGATGAAGCGTTCCTTACGGTGTGCTACCTTATTAATCGCATGCCTACACCTGTTCTTCAACAAGATACACCCATCTATCGTCTCCTTAAGGTACACCCCGATTACAAGTTTCTTCACACTTTTGGTTGCGCCTGCTGGCCTAGTTTACGCAAATATAATGCATACAAGCTTGCTTTCCGTTCCACCATGTGTGTTTTTTTGGGCTATAGTCCGATGCATAAGGGATACAAGTATCTTGATCGTTCTACGGGATACGTCTCGTGACGTCGTTTTCGACGAGTCTGTTTTTCCCTATGCAACTCCTGGGGTCACCGTCGATGTCTCTTCTTTGGCTGATGTTCTCTCTTTTCCTCCAACTGAACCGGTTACGGGTGACCATATGCGCAAATACGACTTGTCCTATTTGTCTACTGACACGCTTGTTTCAGGCCCTGTTACTGCTGTGCAGGATCCTATGGCGGCTCCATCCTCGGCGACTGACGCGCATGGCGCATGCACGCCCGCTGCCCGCCGCCCCCATGTGGCCGCCGCGCCGCACTCCCTGACGATCGACGTGCATGGGACATGCACGTCCCCCCGCCCCTCGGCTCCCGCGTCGCCCGGCCCGTCGGCTGCCTCGTCGCCTGGCCCGTCCGATGCCGCCTCGTCTGGCTCAGTCGGCCCGTCTTCGGCCCCGGCCGCTTCGCCTGGCCCTTCTGCGGCCTCCTTGCCGCGTACTGACGCGCCGTCGCCTGCCCCGGTGCTCGAGGATGCTGCTCCATCATCGCCACCGCAGCTGGCGTCGCCTTCTGTCGAGGGCAGCCCTGCTCCCTCGACCGCGACGCCTCCAGCTGCTCCTGCACACACCATGGTCATGCGCACCCGCGATCATACTCGTCGTGCCCTTGTTCCTACTGATGGGACCATCCGCTATGATCCCCGTCGCCGCGCGTTTCATGCGGTGCCTCTTTCATCGTGATGCTCTCCGTGAGACTGCATGGCGTACCGCGATGATTGATGAGCTTGCTGCCCTTCACCATAACAAGACGTGGGTTCTTGTGCCACGTCCGCGCGGAGTCAATGTTGTTGGGAGCAAGTGGATTTTCAAGACCAAGCACCGTCCAGATGGCTCCGTTGATAAGTACAAAGCTCGACCGGTCGCTCGTGGTTTCACCCAGCAGCTTGGCATTGATTATGGTGATACGTTCAGTCCGGTTGTCAAGCCGGCCACCGTTCGACTGGTTCTTGCCTTGGCTGTGTCTCGCGGTTGGAGTCTTCGGCAGATTGATGTCAGCAACGCTTTCCTTCATGGTTATCTCTCCGAGGACGTCTATATGCagcaaccacctggctttgacgACGCTCGTTTTCCCTCACATGTGTGCAAGCTTCAGCGTGCTCTTTATGGACTCAAACAGTCTCCTCGTGCATGGTATGCTTGGCTCAATACCCGTCTTCTCGAGTTGGGTTTCGTCTCCTCGAAAGCAGATACCTCTCTGTTTTTCTTCCGCTATCGTGATGTTCAAATCTATATGCTtgtctatgtggatgacattgtcATTGCCGGATCTTCTCCACGTGCGGTTGATGGTCTTGTTCATGCCCTCGCGACCAGTTTTCCTATCAAGGACCTTGGGCCGTTGGAGTATTTTCTTGGTCTAGAAGCGTCATACAATTCAGGGGGATGACATTGACTCAACGGAAGTATGCCTTGGATCTTTTGCATCGTGTGAGCATGGAGAATTGTAAGCCTACTTCCACACCGTTGTCCACTTCCGATCAGCTTGCACGAGTGTCTGGACAGCCTCTCAATACCGATGATTCTTTCCGGTATCGCAGTGTTGTTGGTGGGTTGCAGTATTTAACACTCACTCGCCCGGATATTTCATTTGCAGTGAACAAGGTGTGCTAGTTTCTCTCACAACCCACTGATGTTCATTGGGAAGCTGTTAAGCGGATTTTACGCTATGTCAAAGGAACATTGCACACAGGGCTGAAGTTTCACAAGGCTGTCTCTACTAGCATTAGTATCTTCACTGATGCAGATTGGGCAGGATGTCCGGATGATCATCGATCCACTGGAGGTTTCGCCATATTTGTTGGACCGAATCTCATTTCCTGGAGTTCGAAGAAACAACCAACAGTGTCGAGATCGAGCACAGAGGCCGAGTACAAAGCCTTGGCGAATGGAGCTGCTGAAGCCATCTGGGTAGAGTCACTACTCAAAGAGCTTGGAGTGTCTCAGCAGCGTGTTCCGGTTCTATGGTGTGATAACTTACGGGCCACATGTCTGACTGCCAACCTAGTTTTTCATCCGCGTACCAAGCACATCGAGATTTTTTTCATGCGCGTACCAAGCACATCGAGATTGATTTCCACTTTGTGCGCGAGCGTGTTGCTTCTGGAGCTCTTGAAGTCAGGTTCATTTCTTCTAACGATCAGCTGGCTGATGTGTTTACTAAACCAGTCACCAGACAGACGCTAGACCATTTTAGTACCAACCTAAACCTTGTATAGAGTAAAAGTTTAGATTGAGGGGGAGTGTTAAAATAGGTCTAGCGTGTCATGTACACGTACTCTGTACGTATGTAATTGTATATGTTGATTGTTATATATAGAAAGACGTGGAGAGGCTTTGCCCCACAGGAAAACCCTATTCTCGAACTGAACGGTTTTTGACCGGTATGGAATTGTTTAGGGAGGTAAGGGAGCAGAAATAAAGATCAAGGTGTTATATGAACCACCACGTTTCTTCATGGTAGTAAAATAGACTTTTTTTCATAAATAATCTTCAATGTATTACATATGTCTAGTAAAAAAAAAGTAGACATGTTGACGTGGTCAGCATGAGCTGAAAAATAGTGTCAGGCAATGACTCGTTAAATGGTAGTATATTGACAGATTAATTTGCAGTATTGCACAAAATTTTTTGGTTATCCCAAGATTGCTATGTCAATACACCATTAATTTGCAGTATTGCACAAAATTTTTTGGTTATCCCAAGATTGCTATGTCAATACACCATGAAAAGGATGTCATCGAGAAAAAAATATACCAGGAAAATGGGTGAAGCAGCTATCTGTCTGAAAGAAATACAAAGTATATTGACCCTTAGCTTAATTAACGTTCAGAACAGGCAAAATCTATCTTCCATATACACCGAGCTGCCAGCAAAATTCTGTACAATTTACAACGTTGCCCATTTTCTATGAGGCCCTCATGAATCATGAAGGTATTTGCCACTTAGTCCTACAGTACTGTACTCCTGAACCAAAAGGTGAATCATACATCGAGGTGCGCCAAGTTACAGCAGTGTAGGAATAGCTCATGCAAACCTCAAAGCAGTGATTGCCAGGAGACTTACGGCCCTGAAGAGAATATCATTCATGcttctttgtatcttcacagcaaCCTCATCCTCCAACTTCGTATCAACTGGGCCTCTAAATACGCTGGTGATCGTGTCCCGCAATCCATTTACCGCATGTGAGAGCCAGAAGAGCCCAAATCCAACGCCTGTGTGCAGCAGTCGGGAGGCGGCAAAAGGAGTCCTCCCGCCGATGGCAATCTTGCACACAACCGACAGAAGAACAGCCAGGCCAGTTCCAGCAATGCCAATAGAGCATTGTGTCAACAGTTCAGTGATCTCGGGACCTGCTTTCTTCAGTGAGAGAATTGTCGAGCTGTTGTCCTTGTCCAGAAGGATTGAAAAAAAAGCTTCGCTGGCATGGAAATAGTTATTCTGATACATGTCACGTTCATTGATGgtttttcctttctgtttcttCTTCGATGGAGATTTTGCCTTCACACTTGCCTTGCTGAGTATCATAAAGAAATCATATTAACATGTGCACATGCCCTTGGATACCGTATAAACAACAGGTGCAATTCGCAATTTGCCATATCACAGTATATAAATTTCAAAATGAAATAATTTCCATGTGCATACTCAGGCAATTCAGTAAGGTTCACCTTCCAAGTTCCAAGGAATTGTTCCATGCAATGGTTAGCCCGGTAAAGTAAATTGAACAGCTGGGTTACAAAACTATCCATTGTGATACTACTGGTATAGCGACCATGCTATTTGGTATATAACACGAAACCTCACCAGTACATCAAGGTGTATATTTTAAAGTGGATACTCAAACAACAATGGCTTTGTTTCAAATGGTATTTGCTGATTTTCATAGGAAATCCTTAATACAAAATGCTAATTCTTTCTTTTGCACTTCGTGGGTGCATATGGGTCAGGGACTCCGCAATTAGATGCAACTAACATGTCACAATCAGAATTTGGAAGGAACACAGAATTGGCGTACTCTATGCCTAACCTATGGTGCAAGTGATTACCAAAGTAGTAAATATCAGGGAGGTATATGCTGTGGTAACCAGCAGGTCAAAGAATAAACATAGCAGCACCAGAGCTAGGCATGGAAGTTACCATAATTGAGTACACCATGAGAACAACAACATAATGAAGTAATACATAACTAAAGAAAGATGCACTACCTTTTTGGAGCATCAACTGCGGTGCTTGCTGATTTTGAATTGGATTGACTACTATTTCGGCCCCTTTTCCTGCTTgtgcaaaaaaacaaaattctATATCATGTAACTGACAGAAATAAAAATGGTATGCATCCTGTTAGAAATGTTATTTGTTCGGATATAAATTATTAACCATAATATTTTGAAGGGGTACAGAAATCAGAAACAATGGATAATTACTTCTAAACAAATCATTGTCAGGCAGAAGTGCAACCTCTAGAGATAATTTTAACATTGCATGCATTCAGTAGTTTCTACTTCTGTATGGCTATGGTAAATCACTCTTCTACGGTAAGTACATAATAGAGACAGTTTCCTAGTTCAAAAAGATAACATATGTGGTATGCATCCTGCTGAGCAGGAATGATTCCAAATGTCCAGTTACCCACGTGCCAGCATGTGCAGCTGACTAGGAATGATTTAAATACGACAACATCATGCAAACCGGACGTAACTAATGGGCCAGCTGCAGCAAGTTCGCACAGGATACATATGCTATACCAAGTTATACCAACTCTATAACTTCCGCTCAGTAAATGAATACGCCAATAATGACAAAATAAATTGATAAAGAGTCCATTCCCTTATACGAGAGTGGGGACTATGCATAACATAAACCTTAGTGAATGAGTGAATAAGATGACGAAAAGGGTTCACGTGGAGCATGATGCTTCCAATTATTACCTGTCGAAGTATGGAACTAAATATGCAGCCTTGCAACCACTTGGTTCTCGTTTAGGTACATTGAACTCTAAGAAAACCGAAAGTAAGTCTCTCATCTCCTCTCCACTGCCAGTGAAGATGACCCGGCCATTTTCATCTATAGCAAGGGCACCTTGGGACTGAGCAAATTCCAAAAGTGGATCAGGGATGATAAGTTGATTTTCTGATAGATACTGCAGAGGCTCCTCCAATCCAAACTCGTAGATGGATAACTTGTCATCAGGGATGATAAGTTGATTTTTTGCTAGATACTGCAGAGGCTCCTCCAATCCAAACTCATAGACAGATAACTTGTCATCAGAGGTATATGGTTGACCACACATATTAGCTGATAGCATCTGATGTCCCGTAAATTCAGTAAGCAAAGAGGCATCAAGTTCTTTGACATCAGGACCTGACATTAGAAACTTTAGGATTTTCTCTTGCCTTGCACACTGCTCAGCAATCCCAAGGCTAAGTCGAACCGAATCGGGGTGGGAATCTGTTACAAATAAATAAACAGGAGCCATCAGAGATTGAAACGCATGTAAAACTTGACTTTTACGGTGGATAAACTATGAACCAAAGGATAAACCACTTAGCGAAAGTTCATAATTAACCTTGGCCAGAACTGTGTATCATAGTGCCACAAACAGCCAACCTACTTGAAAAAGGCAGTGCGAGTCCAATAGACAACGTTTGACTTGCTACACAGACACGGCAATTGAAGTGTAAAGGAATGTTTTTGTACCACTTTTGTAGACGACGCGAAAAAAAGGTAGTATCAGTTTTGTAGACCGCAAGCTAAGGCTCGTGCAGCATGCTTCTTGTTGAATGCAGTGCAACTTCAGTCGACAATCTTCTGCGTGCAGCACAGAACAAAGCAGTCGACGTGTAGAGGTTTCTTTTTTTTGTCACTTTTTAAAAACCGCAAGCCACGGCTCATGCATCATGCTTCTCGCTTCTTTAAGTTCACAATCAGGTACTATTAATTATCGTTGCGTTCAGTAAATCAGAATACTTGCTGTTTACAGGAGAAAAGCAGGTTCCCTTTGCAAGAGAGTGCAGTGCCTAACTGCAAGTGCTAGTGTCACGATTTGACGCCGGGGTGTAACCTTTAATGAGGCAAAACGTTAAGCTCATGAGCAAATAGGCTCTGAAGCCGACTGCTGCAGCATCCAATGATCAAACGAGGCAAATATAGCAGCATGCAGCATCATATTCAGGAGACAGGGCGAGCCAGGCCATAACGGGTTTGTCTGGATTGCGAACCTTGCACGTCGATGAGCGCGGCGCTGTCGAAGGTCTggtaggcggcggcggcagcctgGCCGATCCCGGGGACCATCATCTGCAGGGGCTGCTGCGCCTGGTAGGCGCCCTCGAGGAGGTGCTGCTGCGGGGAGAGCTGCACGGCGGCGCTTCTCCCCATGTCCTGCTGGGACCTCTTCCCCTGGAACGGCAGGACGCCATGGAGCTCCTGCACAGCCACACCACCATCATCAATTCATCATCCCGTCACGCACGGCGGCAAATCGGACGCGAGCAGAAGCCAACGCAGGCGGCGCGTAGAGGGTGGGCGCGTGCGAGGGAGCGTACCTTGGAGGGCGCGAGGATGACGGGGGAGGCAGATGCGGAGGCGAGGAGGGAGAGGTCGCCCACCATCGCTCGCGAGGAGCGGATAGAGCGAGGAGAAAGTAGAAACTCTCAGCGGCAGCAACAAGAAGGGAGGTGGTATGGGGAGGGGAGGGCGGGAGATAAATCGGCGGAGTTACCGATGGAACTGGTGGAGCCGGGGCGGGGCGGGCGGCGTGGAGGCGCGGAGGCCCCGAGAAAATGACCGGCAATTTTGCCCGGCGCGGCGTCGGGAGGGGAAATCGAGGGGATTTTCTCGGGGTTGGTCGGCCGTGGCTGTGGTTGGGTGGGTGAGGTGAGGTGGCCTCCCTTGCCCTTgtggcggaggaggaaggttcGCGAAGCGGACGGGAGTGCGGGGCACGGGAGGCGGAGACCGCGGGAATGTGTGGGCGCGGCCGCGGGTGGCTTGTGGCAGCCGCGCTGTCGACCGTCGACTGTCGACGGGGCGGCGATATTTTGCGGGCGCGGCCGACGGGGCGTCTTGGCGCCTGCCGACCGCCGAGGTGGATGTGCCGAATCTGATCGTCACGGATTCTCGGTTCACGGTGAACTCGTTACTCGTCATCCGTCGGGTGGGGCCATAGGAGACAGGGATGCCAGTTTTTTTTTGACAATGCTAACGCCCACATGTGTGGTGGGAGCCAAACCGCCCACACACCCTATAATATACAGATTACGCCATGTCACCGTATGCATGCATGTAGAAATCTTTTTTGATTTTCAATTtctaaaatgttttatctcttaaatgaaaaatcagattgaagatccgttttcaccattaaataccttgcgacgagatcttcgaaactagatctcatatcgaTATATTTCGGTGAATTTTTTTTAAGTTACCATGTTtattgcacatgaattgccatgatatttacattgaagttgccatgatatgttttagctattttcttttacatttaaaagtaaattttaacatattataaaacagggaattaagaaactagacttgccatgcaccataaactaaaattgccatgatacatgcaTTTAAAATTGAAAAAAGTCCATTTTACTACCCTGAATAAAGTGGGTGGTTCACTTTACCCTCTGATCTTATTTTTGGCTTTTTCCACGCCCCCAAACAAACCAAAACCAGACAAAAAAACCCCTGGCTGGTTTGTCTCCACCCGCTGCTGATGTGGCAGTGGTCAACGGTGGTTTTTGACCTGAGTGGGGCCCCCTTGTcaggtctctctctctctccaggccggatccgccgccgcccgaaggagCTCCCCCGGGCCCGAGCCACCCGCACCCCACCTCCCCCACCGCGTCGTCTAGGAGCCGGCGTCCTGCCAGAGAAGTCCCGTCCCACGCCGCCGCGAATCGacccgccgctgccccgccgaccccgccggccACGCCAGCCTGCCGCCGCGAACCACCCGCGCCCCACCTCCCTCCTCGCGTCACCAGGAGCCGCCAACCTCTGCCTGCCATCGTGCCGGCGTCCTACCAGAGGAGCCCGTCACGCGCCGCCGCGGATTGAcccgccccccgccgccgcaGTCTCACCGATCCCGCCGGCCACGCCATCCCGCGGCCGCACGAGCCCGCCCCGAGTACCCACCGCTGGTGGTTGCCACCACCGCCTCTTGCCGACCCCGCCTGGCCCTGCTCTAGTCGCCGGCGGGTGCAGAGAGAAAAACCATCTGGAGAGAGAGAGACCTGACAAGGGGGCCCCACCCGGGTCAAAACCACCATTGACCACTGCCACATCAGCAACGGGTGGAGACAAACCAGCCAGGGGTATTTTTTCGGTTTTGGTTTGTTTGGGGGGTGGAAGATAAGGGGGTAAAGTGAACCACCCACTTTATTCAAGGTAGTAAAATGGATTTTTTTTCTTTAAAATTGtcatggttcatacaaaaaaatattttcatggttaaagtactggaattgccatcatcaaaaaactaaaattgccatgatctacaaactaaaattgccacatggcaactttagtttaagcactatggcaactacaatgtaaacatcatggcaacttcTGGGGGAAAAAAAttcgtcgaaacatatcaacatggggtcttgtttcgaagatctcgtcgagatGGATTTAATGGTGACAACGGAtttttaattaggagataaaatatttttaagccgaaaaccaaaaagatttctgctgatgtcatctattcatacgtggcaaaatgagtggtgatggaggcgtgtgggcgatgtgcaaacgcccacacgtgtgggcgttagttttCCCGTTTTTTTCGTGGTGAAAACCAATGCTGTGCGAAACCTAATCTTCCTCGTGTGATACAGTTTGGTCTTCAAAAACCCTTCTTGGTTACGAACCGCTCCTCTTCTGAATCTTTTGCGTCTCCTCATAATTTTTCCATTTTTTCAGATCTCCTCACAACCTCTTACGAGCGTCCACAGCCCGACTTGACCAATCCGACCTCCTATGCGCCCGCGGACGCTCCCAGACGTGTCCGCGGACAGTGTCCAGTGTCCGGTCACATCTTAACCTTTTGTTTTTACAACCAGATACGTCGATTACAAAACCTCAAATCCATACGATTGATTGCATGCAACGTAGAAACTAGTCTAAATTTTCACCAACGACCGTCCTTGTTGTGCCGGCCATGTCCCTATTCGACGGCCGTCTAAGCCCCTTGAAGTGGGGGTGCAGTCGTCTGCGAGGTAAAGTACGACATGGGACACGCACCTGCTCATGGGACTCGGGGCGACGACGTCTACTATTCCCTACTATTCCTCGTCGGAGCGTGGCCTGCACGTCGCCGGTCGAAGTGAGGCCGACAATGGATCCGTCGTGGTTGGAGCCCGACAAGTCCACCACTACACGGTTGTGGCGCCATGGGTTGCCGTCACCCGTACAGGCACGGGAGAGTGCGACTCCGCCTCGCAAGCATCCACCGACGACTGGTCGTAAGTGCGGGCCTCTGAGTCAACGCGCTAACGGAGGGGCTCCGCATCCGCCACGGCGTTCGGTCGCTAGACAAAACGCACTGCCTCCGACGAGGCAGCGGCGACATGCCAAGCGCCATTTGGGTGGACGATATGGATTCCCGCTAGATCGAGTTCGACCACTGTCAGGCGTTCTCCTCACGGGTGCCGCAGAGGGCAACGCGGACGGCCATCTTCTCCTCGAGCTCGCATGGGATGAGCTCTGTGTCCTAAGATCGGGTGATGGTGGACTCGGATCCACTACCCGCCATGTCAGAGAAGGCCGGATGGGAGCTTGGGTGCGGAGTggagtggctagggtttggtccCGGAAGCGGATGTAGACGAATATATGTGGGGTCAGGGTGGCCCAACGTGGGTCAAAACCACCATTGACCACTACCACATCAGCAGCGGGTGGAGACAAACCAGCCAGGTTTTTTTTTCCGGTTTTGGTTTGTTTGGGGGGTGGAAGAAGCTGAAAATAAGATCAGGGGGTAAAGTGAACCACCCACTTTATTCAAGGTAGTAAAATGGTTTTTTTCTTTAAAATTGtcatggttcatacaaaaaaatattttcatggttaagtactggaattgccatcatcaaaaaactaaaattgccatgatctacaaactaaaattgccacatggcaactttagtttaagcactatggcaacttctgggcaaaaaaaatttcatcgaaacatatcaacatggggtctagttttgaagatctcgtcgagatggatttaatggtgaaaacggatttttaattaggagataaaacatttttaagccgaaaaccaaaaaggtttctgctgatgtcatctattcatacgtggcaaaatgagtggtgatggaggcgtgtgggcgatgtgcaaacgcccacacgtgtgggcgttagtttttCCGTTTTTTTTTCGTGGTGAAAACCAATGGTGTGCGAAACCTAATCTTCCTCGTGTGATACAGTTTGGTCTTCAAAAACCCTTCTTGGTTACGAACCGCTCCTCTTCTGAATCTTTTGTGTCTCCTCATAATTTTTCCATTTTTTCAGATCTCCTCACAACCTCTTACGAGCATCCACAGCCCGACTTGACCAATCCGACCTCCTATGCGCCCGCGGACGCTCCCAGACGTGTCCGCGGACAGTGTCCAGTGTCTGGTCACATCTTAACCTTTTGTTTTTACAACCAGATACGTCGATTACAAAACCTCAAATCCATACGATTGATTGCATGCAACGTAGAAACTAGTCTAAATTTTCACCAACGACCGTCCTTGTTGTGCCGGCCATGTCCATATTCGACGGCCGTCTAAGCCCCTTGATCTGGGCAAAAAAAAAtttcgtcgaaacatatcaacatggggtctagttttgaagatctcgtcgagacggatttaatggtgaaaacggatttttaattaggagataaaacatttttaagccgaaaaccaaaaagatttctgctgatgtcatctattcatacgtggcaaaatgagtggtgatggaagcgtgtgggcgatgtgcaaacgcccacacgtgtgggcgttagtttttcccttttttcgtGGTGAAAACCAACGCTGTGCGAAACCTAATCTTCCTCGTGTGATACAGTTTGGTCTTCAAAAACCCTTCTTGGTTACGAACCGCTCCTCTTCTGAATCTTTTGCGTCTCCTCATAATTTTTCCATTTTTTCAGATCTCCTCACAACCTCTTACGAGCGTCCACAACCCGACTTGGCCAATCCGACCTCCTATGCGCCCGCGGACGCTCCCAGACGTGTCCGCGGACAGTGTCCAGTGTCCGGTCACATCTTAACCTTTTGTTTTTACAACCGGATACGTCGATTACAAAACCTCAAATCCATACGATTGATTGCATGCAACGTAGAAACTAGTCTAAATTTTCACCAATGACCGTCCTTGTTGTGCCGGCCATGTCCATATTCGACGGCCGTCTAAGCCCCTTGAAGTGGGGGTGCAGTCGTCTGCGAGGTAAAGTACGACATGGGACACGCACCTGCTCATGGGACTCGGGGCGACGACGTCTCATATTCCCTACTATTCCTCGTCGGAGCGTGGCCTGCACGTCGCCGGTCGAAGTGAGGCCGACAATGGATCCGTTGTGGTTGGAGTCCGACAAGTCCACCACTACGCGGTTGTGGCGCCATGGGTTGCCGTCACCCGTACATGCACGGGAGAGTGCGACTCTGCCTCGCAAGCAGCCACCGACGACTGGTCGTAAGTGCGGGCCTCTGAGTCAACGCGCTAACCGAGGGGCTCCGCATCCGCCACGGCGTTCGGTCGCTAGAAA is drawn from Aegilops tauschii subsp. strangulata cultivar AL8/78 chromosome 1, Aet v6.0, whole genome shotgun sequence and contains these coding sequences:
- the LOC109746720 gene encoding uncharacterized protein gives rise to the protein MVGDLSLLASASASPVILAPSKELHGVLPFQGKRSQQDMGRSAAVQLSPQQHLLEGAYQAQQPLQMMVPGIGQAAAAAYQTFDSAALIDVQDSHPDSVRLSLGIAEQCARQEKILKFLMSGPDVKELDASLLTEFTGHQMLSANMCGQPYTSDDKLSVYEFGLEEPLQYLAKNQLIIPDDKLSIYEFGLEEPLQYLSENQLIIPDPLLEFAQSQGALAIDENGRVIFTGSGEEMRDLLSVFLEFNVPKREPSGCKAAYLVPYFDRKRGRNSSQSNSKSASTAVDAPKSKASVKAKSPSKKKQKGKTINERDMYQNNYFHASEAFFSILLDKDNSSTILSLKKAGPEITELLTQCSIGIAGTGLAVLLSVVCKIAIGGRTPFAASRLLHTGVGFGLFWLSHAVNGLRDTITSVFRGPVDTKLEDEVAVKIQRSMNDILFRAVSLLAITALRFA